From a region of the Zingiber officinale cultivar Zhangliang chromosome 4B, Zo_v1.1, whole genome shotgun sequence genome:
- the LOC121975177 gene encoding probable protein S-acyltransferase 7 → MYENSLPHQITDSNQRITEGVGPPKRLYRVWKGSNKFCFGGRLIFGPDVRSLMLTVPLIVVPVIFFVLFVSDKLVNEFQHPLGKFIVDFAVVFAAYDVAMLFLTSGRDPGIVPRNAQPPELTDFDSTSPRFAEWSGAYTGSSLPLTKDVFVNGIVVKVKYCNTCMLYRPPRCSHCSICNNCVERFDHHCPWVGQCIGRRNYRFFFMFVTSTTLLCLYVFSFCWVNLTKIMGAYHCNLWQAVLQSPVSGILIIYTFIGAWFVGGLTAFHLYLVCTNQTTYENFRYRYDGKKNPYNHGCIHNVKEILFSEIPKSMNNFRAMVKEDSSRFSSSNSMGRAISPPIMKPDFDLEMGVKRHNVAADELDDLQNQFQLGALERCDFGTPRSDFSTDKSNQETPKHVKEYEMDHHWEKKQDTESFSAEFKMY, encoded by the exons ATGTATGAAAACTCTCTTCCTCATCAAATTACTGATTCGAATCAGAGGATCACTGAGGGGGTTGGCCCGCCAAAGCGGTTATATCGAGTGTGGAAAGGAAGCAAT AAATTCTGTTTTGGTGGGAGACTTATATTTGGTCCAGATGTCAGATCTTTAATGCTCACAGTGCCTCTTATTGTTGTCCCAGTTATCTTCTTTGTGTTATTTGTTTCGGACAAGTTGGTGAACGAGTTTCAACATCCCTTGGGAAAATTTATAGTTGATTTTGCTGTTGTCTTTGCTGCTTAT GATGTTGCAATGCTATTTCTCACTTCAGGCAGAGATCCAGGGATTGTTCCTCGCAATGCACAGCCTCCTGAACTGACAGATTTTGATAGCACCTCCCCTAGATTCGCAGAGTGGTCAGGAGCTTATACTGGCTCAAGTTTGCCACTGACCAAGGATGTATTTGTTAATGGAATTGTTGTGAAAGTCAAGTATTGCAATACGTGCATGCTTTATCGCCCACCTCGTTGCTCCCATTGCTCAATTTGCAACAACTGTGTGGAACGCTTCGATCATCATTGCCCTTGGGTCGGCCAGTGTATTGGAAGA AGGAACTATCGTTTCTTCTTTATGTTTGTCACGTCCACGACATTACTATGTCTATACGTATTTTCCTTTTGCTGGGTTAACCTCACAAAGATCATGGGAGCATATCACTGCAATCTTTGGCAAGCTGTTCTGCAATCACCTGTTTCGGGCATCCTCATCATTTATACATTCATAGGAGCTTGGTTTGTTGGAGGCCTGACAGCTTTTCACCTTTACTTAGTTTGCACCAATCAG ACAACATATGAGAACTTCAGGTATCGTTATGATGGCAAAAAGAATCCATATAACCATGGATGCATTCATAATGTCAAGGAGATCCTTTTCTCAGAAATCCCTAAATCCATGAATAATTTCAGAGCAATGGTGAAAGAGGATTCATCCAGGTTCTCTTCATCAAATTCTATGGGGAGAGCTATTAGTCCCCCTATTATGAAGCCAGACTTCGACCTGGAGATGGGTGTCAAACGGCACAATGTTGCTGCAGACGAGCTCGACGACCTGCAGAATCAGTTTCAGCTTGGAGCACTAGAAAGATGCGACTTCGGGACGCCACGTTCAGACTTTTCTACAGACAAAAGCAATCAGGAAACACCGAAACATGTTAAAGAATATGAAATGGACCACCATTGGGAGAAGAAACAAGACACGGAGAGCTTTTCTGCTGAGTTCAAGATGTATTGA